In one window of Kitasatospora sp. MMS16-BH015 DNA:
- a CDS encoding serine hydrolase, whose translation MKTTAVTAVLTAALLSVTPVAFGADRESGGHRELQAALDRAVTEAHLPGVLVEVRDGGASWFGQAGTAELGTGRGFEPQDRFRIGSTTKTFVATVLLQLEAEHRLSLDDSVERWLPGLVDGNGYEGSKITIRQLLNHTSGIANFATAVQDEFSGEPFLRHRFDRFTPRQLVELGLSTEPQFAPGAGWQYSDTNYVLAGLVVEQATGRSLGQEITDRLVRPLHLKSTYEPAPEDTGIRGPHGRFYSKLGPTYAPASPVYDVTELNPSWGWGSGDLVSTAGDLATFFQQLLKGRVLPPAQLAEMLDTQDPGRNWIPGTRYGLGLASATLSCGQVWGMGGAIDGSWSYTFGTRDGRHLLSTEVNGDWADDAPSKLGPISVFQQELEAEFCGGGAAAR comes from the coding sequence ATGAAGACCACTGCTGTCACCGCAGTACTGACCGCCGCGCTGCTCTCCGTCACTCCGGTGGCGTTCGGCGCCGACCGGGAGAGCGGCGGGCACCGGGAGTTGCAGGCGGCGCTGGACCGGGCGGTCACAGAGGCCCACCTGCCGGGGGTGCTGGTGGAGGTCCGGGACGGCGGCGCGAGCTGGTTCGGGCAGGCCGGCACGGCCGAGTTGGGCACCGGGCGGGGGTTCGAGCCGCAGGACCGGTTCCGGATCGGCAGCACCACCAAGACCTTCGTCGCCACCGTGCTGCTGCAGCTGGAGGCCGAGCACCGGCTGAGCCTGGACGACAGCGTGGAGCGGTGGCTGCCCGGGCTGGTGGACGGCAACGGCTACGAGGGCTCGAAGATCACGATCCGTCAGCTGCTGAACCACACCAGTGGGATCGCCAACTTCGCGACGGCGGTGCAGGACGAGTTCAGCGGGGAGCCGTTCCTGCGGCACCGGTTCGACCGGTTCACCCCGCGTCAGCTGGTCGAGCTGGGGCTGAGCACCGAGCCGCAGTTCGCCCCCGGCGCCGGCTGGCAGTACTCCGACACCAACTACGTGCTGGCGGGGCTGGTGGTCGAGCAGGCCACCGGGCGCAGTCTCGGGCAGGAGATCACCGACCGGCTGGTGCGACCGCTGCACCTGAAGAGCACCTACGAGCCGGCACCCGAGGACACCGGCATCCGGGGCCCGCACGGGCGGTTCTACTCCAAGCTCGGCCCGACCTACGCCCCGGCGTCGCCGGTGTACGACGTGACCGAGCTCAACCCCAGCTGGGGCTGGGGCTCGGGTGACCTGGTCTCCACGGCGGGCGACCTGGCCACCTTCTTCCAGCAGCTGCTGAAGGGCCGGGTGCTGCCGCCCGCCCAGCTGGCGGAGATGCTCGACACGCAGGACCCGGGCCGGAACTGGATCCCCGGCACCCGGTACGGGCTCGGGCTCGCCTCGGCCACCCTGTCCTGCGGCCAGGTCTGGGGGATGGGCGGCGCGATCGACGGCTCCTGGTCGTACACCTTCGGCACCCGGGACGGCCGCCACCTGCTCTCCACCGAGGTCAACGGCGACTGGGCCGACGACGCGCCCTCGAAGCTGGGGCCGATCTCGGTGTTCCAGCAGGAGTTGGAGGCGGAGTTCTGCGGCGGTGGCGCGGCCGCCCGCTGA
- a CDS encoding MOSC domain-containing protein, producing MPQLIGLHVYPLKSAYRLSPESATVEPWGLTGDRRWMLVDATGRAVTQREEPALGQLRVHSAPDGSLTLTAPDGATLRVEAPSAAAGAPLAEVEIFGALFKTALAPAETGAWFGERFGERFARRVGAVRLVHLDDPAAARAVHPDFAHGHETVSLADGFPLQIASTASLAALNEHLAADHPDDPRKSAALPMERFRPNLVIDGLEPWAEDGWRRVRVGEVTFRVAKPCGRCVITTTDQETGARRGPEPLRALGRHHRFGKSLAFGVQVVPERPEGRTGDQLGTVRLGDAFTVLEEGPRLVPDGPEED from the coding sequence ATGCCACAGCTGATCGGACTGCACGTCTACCCGCTCAAGTCCGCCTACCGCCTGAGCCCGGAGAGCGCGACCGTCGAGCCCTGGGGGCTGACCGGTGACCGGCGCTGGATGCTGGTCGACGCCACCGGGCGGGCCGTCACCCAGCGCGAGGAGCCGGCGCTCGGTCAGCTCCGGGTCCACTCCGCCCCCGACGGCTCGCTGACCCTGACCGCGCCCGACGGCGCCACCCTCCGGGTCGAGGCGCCGAGCGCCGCCGCGGGCGCCCCGCTGGCCGAGGTGGAGATCTTCGGCGCGCTGTTCAAGACCGCCCTCGCCCCGGCCGAGACCGGCGCCTGGTTCGGCGAGCGCTTCGGCGAGCGCTTCGCGCGCCGGGTCGGCGCCGTCCGCCTGGTGCACCTGGACGACCCGGCCGCCGCCCGCGCGGTCCACCCCGACTTCGCCCACGGCCACGAGACGGTCAGCCTGGCCGACGGCTTCCCGCTGCAGATCGCCAGCACCGCCTCGCTGGCCGCGCTCAACGAGCACCTCGCCGCCGACCACCCGGACGACCCGCGCAAGTCCGCCGCGCTGCCGATGGAGCGGTTCCGTCCGAACCTGGTCATCGACGGCCTGGAGCCCTGGGCCGAGGACGGCTGGCGCCGGGTACGGGTCGGCGAGGTCACCTTCCGGGTCGCCAAGCCCTGCGGCCGCTGCGTGATCACCACCACCGACCAGGAGACCGGTGCCCGCCGCGGCCCCGAACCGCTGCGCGCGCTCGGCCGCCACCACCGCTTCGGCAAGAGCCTGGCCTTCGGCGTGCAGGTCGTCCCCGAGCGCCCCGAGGGCCGCACCGGCGACCAGCTGGGCACCGTCCGCCTGGGCGACGCCTTCACCGTCCTGGAGGAGGGCCCGCGCCTGGTGCCGGACGGCCCGGAGGAAGACTGA
- a CDS encoding ROK family protein: protein MVPDRGRTLLGPALALVHTGQAPTRSALTSALDVTRATAGAISAELEALGLITVDSSPAGGGRGRPSHRLAIDPEGPVVIAAQLHADGLSVALAGLGGRIGTPVHHPLPAATDPVRLLRAVAAAGAELARASARRCLGAGLALPNPVTEPDGAALAALHFAWPSGTPVADLFAEEIRKADLGPRARSPFPNAVANDANLAALAEHRHGAGRGARHLLLVTSGHRGVGGALVIDGRLHTGSAGLALEVGHLTVDPQGRPCPCGNRGCLNVETDPEALLAAAGRAVEPGRPVLEQAREVVAAAYGPLRAPAVDDCALASGGGGSVSGRAVDARSGGPSGYDSASGSSEEGRSVGLGTSGSSTAAAAVGRPSVAAIDDCAADPAASGSAPDPAARAAVDRAVDHLGLGLAGLVNILNPDRIVLSGLHRDLLLAAPERLAAVVAERCLWGRSGRVPIVPAEVVHAGLVGAAELAWEPFLCDPQSVRG, encoded by the coding sequence GTGGTGCCGGATCGGGGGCGGACCCTGCTCGGGCCGGCGCTGGCCCTGGTGCACACCGGGCAGGCGCCCACCCGGTCGGCGCTGACCAGTGCGTTGGACGTGACCCGGGCGACGGCCGGGGCGATCAGCGCCGAGCTGGAGGCGCTCGGGCTGATCACGGTCGACTCCAGCCCGGCCGGCGGCGGCCGCGGCCGCCCCTCGCACCGGCTCGCGATCGACCCCGAGGGCCCGGTGGTGATCGCCGCCCAGCTGCACGCGGACGGACTGAGCGTCGCCCTGGCCGGGCTCGGCGGGCGGATCGGCACCCCCGTGCACCATCCGCTGCCCGCCGCGACGGATCCGGTGCGGCTGCTGCGGGCCGTGGCGGCGGCCGGCGCCGAGCTGGCCCGGGCCTCGGCCCGGCGTTGTCTGGGCGCGGGCCTCGCGCTGCCCAACCCGGTGACCGAACCGGACGGCGCCGCGCTGGCCGCCCTGCACTTCGCCTGGCCGAGCGGCACGCCGGTGGCGGACCTGTTCGCCGAGGAGATCCGCAAGGCGGACCTCGGTCCGCGCGCCCGCAGCCCCTTCCCGAACGCCGTGGCCAACGACGCCAACCTCGCCGCCCTGGCCGAGCACCGCCACGGTGCCGGCCGCGGCGCCCGCCACCTGCTCCTGGTCACCTCGGGCCACCGAGGCGTCGGCGGCGCCCTGGTGATCGACGGCCGCCTGCACACCGGCAGCGCCGGCCTCGCCCTGGAGGTCGGCCACCTGACGGTCGACCCGCAGGGCCGCCCCTGCCCGTGCGGCAACCGGGGCTGCCTCAACGTCGAGACCGACCCGGAGGCCCTGCTCGCCGCCGCCGGCCGGGCGGTGGAACCGGGGCGGCCGGTCCTCGAGCAGGCGAGGGAGGTGGTGGCTGCGGCTTACGGGCCCCTGCGGGCGCCGGCGGTGGACGACTGCGCCCTGGCTTCCGGCGGGGGCGGCTCGGTTTCCGGTCGGGCTGTCGACGCTCGCTCGGGCGGCCCGAGCGGGTACGACTCGGCTTCGGGCTCGAGTGAGGAGGGCCGGTCGGTGGGCCTGGGCACCTCCGGGAGTTCGACGGCCGCGGCGGCGGTGGGGCGTCCGTCCGTTGCGGCGATCGACGACTGTGCGGCGGACCCGGCCGCATCCGGTTCGGCGCCGGATCCGGCGGCCAGGGCGGCCGTCGACCGGGCCGTGGACCACCTGGGGCTCGGGCTGGCCGGGTTGGTGAACATCCTCAATCCGGACCGGATCGTACTCAGCGGGTTGCACCGTGACCTGCTGCTCGCCGCGCCGGAGCGGCTGGCGGCTGTGGTGGCCGAGCGGTGCCTCTGGGGCCGGAGCGGGCGGGTGCCGATCGTCCCCGCCGAGGTGGTGCACGCCGGGCTGGTCGGAGCGGCGGAGCTGGCCTGGGAGCCGTTCCTCTGTGACCCGCAGTCGGTGCGGGGGTAG
- a CDS encoding GNAT family N-acetyltransferase, with protein sequence MTERLILHPFTGAEARQVADVVRDGQEHWAADYPQIGEQVGARMFAQACEAGLDPRPFGGYEIRLAETGQAVGGIGFHGGPDENGAVEIGYGLSPSARGKGYAAEAVRRMIELAREQGVKTFTGNADLDNPASHRVMAAAGMELVRQDEKLVYFELPLS encoded by the coding sequence TTGACTGAGCGTTTGATCCTGCACCCCTTCACCGGCGCCGAGGCCCGGCAGGTGGCCGACGTCGTGCGCGACGGGCAGGAGCACTGGGCTGCGGACTACCCGCAGATCGGTGAGCAGGTGGGCGCGCGGATGTTCGCCCAGGCCTGTGAGGCCGGGCTCGACCCGCGTCCCTTCGGTGGTTACGAGATACGGCTGGCCGAGACCGGCCAGGCCGTGGGCGGCATCGGCTTCCACGGCGGGCCGGACGAGAACGGTGCCGTGGAGATCGGGTACGGGCTGTCCCCGTCCGCCCGGGGCAAGGGGTATGCGGCCGAAGCCGTGCGGCGGATGATCGAGCTGGCGCGCGAGCAGGGCGTGAAGACGTTCACCGGGAACGCGGACCTGGACAACCCGGCCTCGCACCGGGTGATGGCGGCGGCGGGGATGGAGCTCGTGCGGCAAGACGAGAAGCTCGTCTACTTCGAGTTGCCGCTCAGCTGA
- a CDS encoding DeoR/GlpR family DNA-binding transcription regulator has product MADNSNLLAEQRRALILDEVRRRGGVRVNELTKRLNVSDMTIRRDLDALARAGVIEKVHGGAVVVEEARTHEPGFEAKSALELSAKEEIALAAARLVSPGSAIALSGGTTTFALAQHLTEIEQLTVVTNSVRVADVFERARGTGAPGATVVLTGGVRTPSDALVGPVADRAIRSLHFDLLFLGTHGLSPEAGLSTPNLAEAETNRNFVASARRVVAVADHTKWGIVGLSTFAELAEVDTWVTDTALPPEAAEAARDHVRELILAG; this is encoded by the coding sequence GTGGCCGACAACAGCAATCTGCTCGCGGAACAGCGCCGGGCGCTGATCCTCGACGAGGTGCGGCGGCGCGGCGGCGTGCGCGTCAACGAGCTCACCAAGCGGCTCAACGTCTCGGACATGACCATCCGCCGTGACCTGGACGCCCTCGCCCGCGCTGGCGTGATCGAGAAGGTGCACGGCGGCGCGGTGGTGGTCGAGGAGGCCCGCACCCACGAGCCCGGCTTCGAGGCCAAATCCGCCCTCGAGCTCTCCGCCAAGGAGGAGATCGCCCTGGCCGCGGCCCGGCTGGTCTCCCCCGGCAGCGCGATCGCCCTCTCCGGCGGCACCACCACCTTCGCGCTGGCCCAGCACCTCACCGAGATCGAGCAGCTCACCGTGGTGACCAACTCCGTCCGGGTCGCCGACGTCTTCGAGCGGGCCCGCGGCACCGGCGCCCCCGGCGCCACCGTGGTGCTCACCGGCGGCGTCCGCACCCCCTCCGACGCGCTGGTCGGCCCGGTCGCGGACCGGGCGATCCGCTCGCTCCACTTCGACCTGCTCTTCCTCGGCACCCACGGCCTCTCCCCCGAGGCCGGCCTCTCCACCCCGAACCTCGCCGAGGCCGAGACCAACCGCAACTTCGTCGCCTCGGCCCGCCGCGTGGTGGCCGTGGCCGACCACACCAAGTGGGGCATCGTCGGCCTCTCCACCTTCGCCGAGCTGGCCGAGGTCGACACCTGGGTCACCGACACCGCCCTCCCCCCGGAGGCCGCCGAGGCCGCCCGCGACCACGTCCGCGAACTCATCCTCGCGGGCTGA
- a CDS encoding GbsR/MarR family transcriptional regulator, whose protein sequence is MPGSRLSPQDRQAIATGLAEGLDYAAIARRIARPTSTVTREIARNGGPARYRAETAQRATLRRARRRPGPTRLPEGSAQIPEGRDPAAVAEFADRFADLLTHLGLPRMAARVLSCLYVTDTGRLTSAELVQRLAVSPASISKAVGYLEAQELIRRVREEPGRRESYLIDDDVWYRSMLAAAQRNALLAEFTRDGAALLGPATPAGERLDTAAAFLAEIGTVLARAVIAGAAQKGARRTARPATSQGARLRSAPRPPPSGCSRAQLSGNSK, encoded by the coding sequence GTGCCGGGCAGCAGGCTGAGCCCGCAGGACCGTCAGGCGATCGCCACCGGGCTGGCCGAGGGGCTGGACTACGCGGCGATCGCCCGGCGGATCGCCCGCCCCACCTCCACCGTGACCCGCGAGATCGCCCGCAACGGCGGCCCGGCCCGCTACCGCGCGGAGACCGCCCAGCGCGCCACCCTCCGCCGGGCCCGCCGCCGCCCGGGCCCGACCCGCCTCCCCGAGGGCAGCGCCCAGATACCGGAGGGGCGCGATCCGGCCGCCGTCGCCGAGTTCGCCGACCGGTTCGCCGACCTGCTGACCCACCTCGGCCTGCCGCGCATGGCGGCCCGGGTGCTCAGCTGCCTCTACGTCACCGACACCGGCAGGCTGACCTCGGCCGAGCTGGTGCAGCGGCTCGCCGTGAGCCCGGCCTCAATCTCCAAGGCAGTCGGCTACCTGGAGGCCCAGGAGCTGATCCGCCGCGTCCGCGAGGAGCCGGGCCGCCGCGAGAGCTACCTGATCGACGACGACGTCTGGTACCGCTCCATGCTGGCGGCAGCCCAACGCAACGCCCTGCTGGCCGAGTTCACCCGAGACGGCGCCGCCCTGCTCGGCCCGGCCACGCCGGCCGGCGAACGCCTGGACACCGCCGCCGCCTTCCTCGCCGAGATCGGCACCGTCCTGGCCCGGGCAGTGATCGCTGGGGCGGCACAAAAAGGGGCGCGGCGAACTGCGCGCCCAGCCACCTCCCAAGGTGCCCGGTTGCGCAGCGCCCCGCGCCCACCCCCGTCAGGTTGCTCCAGAGCTCAGCTGAGCGGCAACTCGAAGTAG
- a CDS encoding right-handed parallel beta-helix repeat-containing protein, giving the protein MAEHRVRVTQDSASRWRRRAGEYETLREALAAAEPGDTLTLRPGVFRENVLLDRPVTLQPAEGPGTVRIDPPSGVPLTVTAAATVRGLVIEGSESSAPAVLVTGAGAEAEFSGCRVETRAAAGVEITEQARATLRGCTVSNPAGLGVRLRSRARALIADCELLDSGQAGLAVLEGASAEVERSRLHHASGAGVLLTDPGSSAALTSCEIYEIRGSGVQAEAQATGRLDDCEIRRVSGNGLTLDTEAELVLTGCRVHDLPENAADLRGRSRLTMEKTTLREFGRGALSVWDSGTLAEALSCELHSSTGDYPAVWVSDGARLTLTDCSLHDLPDALFVLDRESIATARDCSFSRIRSSAVSVSGGASVALADCRIQEAGTGLWFRDHGSGGQLTGCEISEVATGVIVTKGADPTLRECTVRAAAEAAVYVSAQGRGTFEDCRVSHGKGFGFHIIDGCRTELTRCRAEQNGRAGFEFAEPGPVTEGCTSDDVGPPVELPAPRTAQLTTAPAPLAPSAPQIAPIPDCRPADEALAELDSLIGLATVKQEVRTLIDLISVGRRRRQAGLKAPSLRRHLVFTGSPGTGKTTVARLYGEILASLGVLQQGHLVEVARVDLVGEHIGSTAIRTQAAFDKARGGVLFIDEAYALAPEDGARDFGREAIDTLVKLMEDHRDEVVVIVAGYTAEMERFLSANPGVSSRFSRTITFPDYTAAELLQIARAQCTEHEYVLSDPSAEALLGYFGTLERGPGFGNGRTARQVFETMVERHAMRVAQLAEPSTEELQLLLPEDLPGRESARMG; this is encoded by the coding sequence ATGGCTGAGCACAGGGTCCGGGTCACGCAGGACAGCGCCTCGCGCTGGCGCCGTCGGGCGGGCGAGTACGAGACGCTGCGCGAGGCGCTCGCGGCGGCCGAGCCGGGCGACACCCTGACCCTGCGGCCCGGGGTCTTCCGGGAGAACGTGCTGCTCGACCGGCCCGTCACCTTGCAGCCCGCCGAGGGCCCGGGCACGGTGCGGATCGACCCGCCCTCGGGCGTGCCGCTCACCGTGACGGCCGCCGCCACCGTGCGCGGGCTGGTGATCGAGGGCTCGGAGAGCTCCGCCCCGGCCGTGCTGGTCACCGGCGCCGGGGCGGAGGCCGAGTTCTCCGGCTGCCGGGTGGAGACCAGGGCCGCCGCCGGGGTGGAGATCACCGAGCAGGCCCGGGCCACCCTGCGCGGCTGCACCGTCAGCAACCCGGCGGGCCTCGGCGTGCGGCTGCGCTCGCGCGCCCGGGCGCTGATCGCCGACTGCGAGCTGCTCGACTCCGGCCAGGCCGGCCTCGCGGTGCTGGAGGGCGCGAGCGCGGAGGTGGAGCGCTCCCGGCTGCACCACGCCAGCGGCGCCGGGGTGCTGCTCACCGACCCGGGCTCCAGCGCCGCCCTGACCAGCTGCGAGATCTACGAGATCCGCGGCAGCGGCGTGCAGGCCGAGGCCCAGGCCACCGGCCGCCTGGACGACTGCGAGATCCGCCGGGTCAGCGGCAACGGGCTCACCCTGGACACCGAGGCCGAGCTGGTGCTCACCGGCTGCCGGGTGCACGACCTGCCGGAGAACGCCGCCGACCTGCGCGGCCGCTCCCGGCTGACCATGGAGAAGACCACCCTGCGCGAATTCGGCCGGGGCGCCCTCTCGGTCTGGGACAGCGGCACCCTGGCCGAGGCGCTCTCCTGCGAGCTGCACTCCAGCACCGGCGACTACCCCGCCGTCTGGGTCAGCGACGGCGCCCGGCTCACCCTCACCGACTGCTCGCTGCACGACCTGCCCGACGCGCTCTTCGTGCTCGACCGCGAATCCATCGCCACCGCCCGCGACTGCTCGTTCAGCCGGATCCGCAGCTCGGCCGTCTCGGTCAGCGGCGGGGCCAGCGTGGCGCTGGCCGACTGCCGGATCCAGGAGGCCGGCACCGGCCTCTGGTTCCGCGACCACGGCAGCGGCGGGCAGCTGACCGGCTGTGAGATCTCCGAGGTGGCCACCGGGGTGATCGTCACCAAGGGCGCCGACCCCACCCTGCGCGAGTGCACCGTGCGGGCCGCCGCCGAGGCGGCCGTCTACGTCTCCGCCCAGGGCAGGGGCACCTTCGAGGACTGCCGGGTCTCGCACGGCAAGGGCTTCGGCTTCCACATCATCGACGGCTGCCGCACCGAGCTGACCCGCTGCCGGGCCGAGCAGAACGGCCGCGCGGGCTTCGAGTTCGCCGAGCCCGGCCCGGTCACCGAGGGCTGCACCTCCGACGACGTGGGCCCGCCGGTCGAGCTGCCCGCCCCGCGCACCGCCCAACTCACCACCGCCCCGGCCCCGCTCGCCCCCTCGGCCCCGCAGATCGCCCCGATCCCGGACTGCCGCCCGGCCGACGAGGCCCTGGCCGAGCTGGACTCGCTGATCGGCCTGGCCACCGTGAAGCAGGAGGTGCGCACCCTGATCGACCTGATCTCGGTCGGCCGCCGGCGCCGCCAGGCCGGGCTCAAGGCCCCGTCCCTGCGCCGCCACCTGGTCTTCACCGGCTCCCCCGGCACCGGCAAGACCACCGTGGCCCGCCTCTACGGCGAGATCCTCGCCTCGCTCGGTGTGCTCCAGCAGGGCCACCTGGTCGAGGTGGCCCGGGTCGACCTGGTCGGCGAGCACATCGGCTCCACCGCGATCCGCACCCAGGCCGCCTTCGACAAGGCCCGCGGCGGCGTCCTCTTCATCGACGAGGCGTACGCGCTGGCCCCCGAGGACGGCGCCCGGGACTTCGGCCGCGAGGCGATCGACACCCTGGTCAAGCTGATGGAGGACCACCGCGACGAGGTGGTGGTGATCGTGGCCGGCTACACCGCCGAGATGGAGCGCTTCCTCTCCGCCAACCCCGGCGTCTCCTCCCGCTTCTCCCGCACCATCACCTTCCCCGACTACACCGCCGCCGAGCTGCTGCAGATCGCCCGGGCCCAGTGCACCGAGCACGAGTACGTGCTCTCCGACCCGAGCGCCGAGGCCCTGCTCGGGTACTTCGGCACCCTGGAGCGCGGCCCAGGCTTCGGCAACGGCCGGACGGCCCGTCAGGTCTTCGAGACGATGGTCGAACGACACGCCATGCGGGTGGCCCAACTCGCCGAACCCTCCACCGAGGAGCTCCAACTGCTGCTCCCGGAGGATCTTCCCGGCCGGGAATCTGCAAGGATGGGCTGA
- a CDS encoding Uma2 family endonuclease: MDPNHLELIEEVRRIAPENVKVEFSGEVIIMQAAPSAVHQRNLDHVARQFAGHVPAGYFSSQNSGLASPQVRKSRTPDLTVLPEDVPEGENNELPAEAALIAVEIVSPSNPENDWVGKLRDYPLMGIPLYLIVDPSQKTATLFSEPENGRYRTREEADFGETVHIPQPFGFALDTSVLLPYI; the protein is encoded by the coding sequence ATGGACCCGAACCATCTCGAGCTGATCGAGGAAGTCCGCAGGATCGCCCCGGAGAACGTCAAGGTGGAGTTCTCCGGCGAGGTGATCATCATGCAGGCGGCCCCGTCCGCCGTCCACCAGCGCAACCTCGACCACGTGGCGCGCCAGTTCGCCGGCCATGTCCCCGCCGGGTACTTCTCCAGCCAGAACAGCGGACTGGCCTCACCGCAGGTCCGCAAGTCCCGCACCCCTGACCTGACGGTCCTGCCCGAGGACGTGCCCGAAGGCGAGAACAACGAGCTGCCGGCCGAGGCGGCCCTGATCGCGGTGGAGATCGTCTCCCCCTCCAACCCCGAGAACGACTGGGTGGGGAAACTGCGCGACTACCCGCTGATGGGGATCCCCCTCTACCTGATCGTGGACCCTTCCCAGAAGACCGCCACGTTGTTCAGCGAGCCCGAGAACGGCCGCTACCGGACCAGGGAAGAAGCCGACTTCGGCGAGACCGTCCACATCCCGCAGCCCTTCGGCTTCGCCCTGGACACCTCGGTCCTGCTGCCCTACATCTGA
- a CDS encoding histidine phosphatase family protein, whose protein sequence is MPATAARYLYLARHGEATPDETGLTAAGRQQATLLGRRLRGVPLTAVHHGPLPRAAETARLIGAQLPDLPQHVCEPAGDYVPHLPTREELPPEAADHYLRFLAQATEEDRRTGPALAREALAHFTGPVPGPTDRHELVVTHNFLIAWLVREAMHAPAWRWLGLNHANAALTVIRYAPGRPATVLVSNDTRHLPDDLRWTGFPPELHV, encoded by the coding sequence ATGCCCGCCACGGCCGCCCGCTACCTCTACCTGGCCCGCCACGGCGAGGCCACCCCCGACGAGACCGGCCTCACGGCGGCCGGCCGGCAGCAGGCCACCCTCCTCGGCCGCCGCCTCCGGGGCGTGCCCCTCACCGCCGTCCACCACGGCCCGCTCCCCCGCGCCGCCGAGACCGCCCGCCTGATCGGCGCCCAGCTCCCCGACCTCCCGCAGCACGTCTGCGAACCCGCCGGCGACTACGTCCCGCACCTCCCCACCCGCGAGGAGCTCCCGCCCGAGGCCGCCGACCACTACCTCCGCTTCCTCGCCCAGGCCACCGAAGAAGACCGCCGCACCGGCCCCGCCCTCGCCCGCGAGGCCCTCGCCCACTTCACCGGCCCGGTGCCCGGCCCCACCGACCGCCACGAACTGGTCGTCACCCACAACTTCCTGATCGCCTGGCTGGTCCGCGAGGCCATGCACGCCCCGGCCTGGCGCTGGCTCGGCCTCAACCACGCCAACGCCGCCCTCACCGTGATCCGCTACGCCCCCGGCCGCCCCGCCACCGTCCTGGTCTCCAACGACACCCGCCACCTCCCCGACGACCTGCGCTGGACGGGCTTTCCCCCCGAACTCCACGTCTGA
- a CDS encoding PLP-dependent cysteine synthase family protein: MAAVTIDVDRSDAVYRDWLKEAVRRVQADANRSADTHLLRFPLPEEWGIDLYLKDESTHPTGSLKHRLARSLFLYGLCNGWIRPGKPVIEASSGSTAISEAYFANLIGVPFIAVMSKTTSQAKIDLIEFQGGTCHLVDNPAEVYEVSAQLAEKTGGHYMDQFTYAERATDWRGNNNIAESIFHQLQLERHPEPAWVVATAGTGGTSATIARYVHYMQYDTRICVADPDNSCFFEGWIGEDPEALCPKGSRIEGIGRPRMEPSFVPGAVDRMMKVPDAASIATVRVLERVLGRRAGGSTGTGLWSALRIVGEMRAAGRRGSVVTLLCDPGDRYLEKYYSDAWLAEQGLEIEPYVAMLDAFLAGNGRLD, from the coding sequence ATGGCTGCTGTGACCATTGATGTGGACCGCTCCGATGCCGTCTACCGCGACTGGCTGAAGGAGGCCGTCCGCCGGGTCCAGGCCGACGCGAACCGGTCGGCCGACACGCACCTGCTGCGCTTTCCGCTGCCCGAGGAGTGGGGGATCGACCTCTACCTGAAGGACGAGTCGACCCACCCGACCGGCAGCCTCAAGCACCGGCTGGCCCGCTCGCTCTTCCTGTACGGGCTGTGCAACGGCTGGATCAGACCGGGCAAGCCGGTGATCGAGGCGTCCAGCGGCTCCACCGCGATCTCGGAGGCGTACTTCGCCAACCTGATCGGGGTGCCGTTCATCGCGGTGATGTCGAAGACGACCAGCCAGGCCAAGATCGACCTGATCGAGTTCCAGGGCGGCACCTGTCACCTGGTCGACAACCCGGCCGAGGTGTACGAGGTCTCCGCCCAGCTCGCCGAGAAGACCGGCGGGCACTACATGGACCAGTTCACCTACGCCGAGCGGGCCACCGACTGGCGGGGCAACAACAACATCGCCGAGTCGATCTTCCACCAGCTCCAGCTGGAGCGGCACCCCGAGCCGGCCTGGGTGGTCGCCACCGCGGGCACCGGCGGCACCTCGGCCACCATCGCCCGGTACGTGCACTACATGCAGTACGACACCCGGATCTGCGTGGCAGACCCGGACAACTCCTGCTTCTTCGAGGGCTGGATCGGCGAGGACCCGGAGGCGCTCTGCCCCAAGGGCTCGCGGATCGAGGGCATCGGCCGCCCCCGGATGGAGCCCAGCTTCGTGCCGGGCGCGGTCGACCGGATGATGAAGGTGCCGGACGCCGCCTCGATCGCCACCGTGCGGGTGCTCGAGCGGGTGCTCGGCCGCCGGGCCGGCGGGTCGACCGGGACGGGGCTGTGGAGCGCGCTGCGGATCGTCGGCGAGATGCGGGCGGCCGGGCGGCGCGGCAGTGTCGTGACGCTGCTCTGCGACCCGGGCGACCGGTACCTGGAGAAGTACTACTCGGACGCCTGGCTGGCGGAGCAGGGCCTGGAGATCGAGCCCTACGTGGCGATGCTCGACGCCTTCCTGGCGGGGAACGGGCGCCTCGACTGA